A genomic region of Methanothermobacter sp. CaT2 contains the following coding sequences:
- a CDS encoding ATP synthase subunit K (produces ATP from ADP in the presence of a proton gradient across the membrane; the K subunit is a nonenzymatic component which binds the dimeric form by interacting with the G and E subunits) has translation MVEIALGTALAAIGAGVAVGFAGLGSGLGQGIAAAGSVGAVAEDSDMFARGIIFSALPETQAIYGFLIAILLLVFSGLLGGGKGLDVTAGLVAVGAGAAIGFAGLGSGMGQGITSASSVGAVVEDPDMFARGIIFSALSETQAIYGFLIAILLMVFGGILGG, from the coding sequence ATGGTTGAAATAGCATTAGGAACTGCTTTAGCAGCAATAGGTGCTGGAGTTGCAGTAGGATTCGCAGGTCTTGGATCAGGATTAGGTCAGGGTATAGCAGCCGCAGGAAGTGTGGGTGCAGTTGCAGAGGACTCCGACATGTTCGCGAGGGGTATTATATTCTCAGCCCTCCCTGAAACACAGGCCATCTATGGTTTCCTGATCGCCATACTTCTCCTGGTGTTCTCAGGACTCCTTGGAGGAGGAAAGGGACTGGATGTTACAGCAGGACTTGTTGCAGTGGGTGCAGGTGCAGCCATAGGATTCGCAGGTCTCGGTTCAGGTATGGGTCAGGGTATAACATCAGCATCATCAGTCGGTGCAGTTGTAGAGGACCCTGACATGTTCGCGAGGGGTATTATATTCTCAGCCCTCTCAGAGACACAGGCCATCTATGGTTTCCTGATCGCCATACTTCTCATGGTCTTCGGCGGAATACTAGGAGGCTAA